The Apium graveolens cultivar Ventura chromosome 11, ASM990537v1, whole genome shotgun sequence genome has a window encoding:
- the LOC141697763 gene encoding AP-1 complex subunit sigma-1, giving the protein MIHFVLLISRQGKVRLTKWYSPYAQKERTKVVRELSGMILSRGPKLCNFVEWRGFKVVYKRYASLYFCMCVNEDDNELEILEIIHHFVEILDRYFGSVCELDLIFNFHKAYYILDEILIAGELQESSKKAVARLIAAQDSLVEAAKEQANSVSYMISQATK; this is encoded by the exons ATG ATTCATTTTGTGCTTCTCATTAGCAGGCAAGGGAAAGTGAGGTTGACGAAATGGTATTCTCCGTATGCTCAGAAGGAAAGAACTAAG GTTGTTCGAGAGCTCAGCGGTATGATTCTCAGTCGAGGTCCCAAGCTTTGTAACTTTGTAGAGTGGAGGGGATTCAAAGTTGTTTACAAAAG ATATGCCAGCCTTTATTTCTGCATGTGCGTCAACGAGGATGACAATGAACTAGAGATCCTTGAAATCATTCATCATTTCGTGGAGATACTAGATCGTTACTTTGGAAGC GTATGTGAGCTGGACTTGATATTCAATTTTCACAAG GCTTATTATATATTGGACGAGATTCTGATAGCTGGCGAGCTCCAAGAATCCAGCAAGAAGGCAGTTGCCCGTCTAATTGCTGCACAG GATTCTTTAGTTGAGGCTGCTAAAGAACAGGCCAACTCAGTGAGCTATATGATCTCCCAGGCGACCAaataa